The Trichosurus vulpecula isolate mTriVul1 chromosome 4, mTriVul1.pri, whole genome shotgun sequence genome contains a region encoding:
- the SOWAHC gene encoding ankyrin repeat domain-containing protein SOWAHC: protein MEELEQEAVLLFLSQRGGRARNAELVEHFKGALGGEPEQRARARERFKQLVNAVATVRTDPADGTKYVYLKKKFSGGGPPPPVHTGAPTPQAPEGDEPGAGSEHHPSPPAEPADLRNEDARSPPTSPGNGEPNRVLQEQEPQLPPQASLQVVPSISVTEASELEEAPGPSDSANPATSNGPESAEGSAPPSTEDHPLPEGTPEESGRSADQESPPQLLSGESSRNELTRLAQVQPLGVGARRKNSRRNVPLLRGLPQGSCGGEESEPFPRNWEEGDICSSPGGVSTPRPGRKNLLDLMIGSSPQLKRSFFVGGNSPGGSSGGGRATRGGGDSDTASLASSSTEEEGSAAGSVALDPLEHAWMLSASDGKWDSLEGLLTCEPGLLAKRDFITGFTCLHWAAKHGKQELLAMLVNFANKHQLPVNINARTSAGYTALHLAAMHGHVEVVKLLVGAYDADVDIRDYSGKKASQYLSQSIAEEIKNLVGALEDDDGESTSDSGGGRWKLSKVLPSHLITYKLSHVLEDGGDHHHHHHHHSLTDGSASGKSMSRKASGGSSNSSRMRPRLNKIRFRTQIIHSTPSLRDPEQPLSEEERPLKSSSSTSSFKLRPKSNVFG, encoded by the coding sequence atggaggaGCTCGAGCAGGAGGCGGTGCTGCTCTTCCTCAGCCAAAGAGGGGGCCGAGCCCGCAACGCGGAGCTGGTGGAGCATTTCAAGGGGGCCCTGGGGGGCGAGCCCGAGCAGCGAGCTCGGGCCCGGGAGCGTTTCAAGCAGCTTGTGAACGCTGTGGCCACGGTCCGAACCGACCCTGCGGACGGGACCAAGTACGTGTACCTGAAGAAGAAGTTCAGCGGCGGTGGTCCACCTCCCCCAGTGCACACGGGGGCCCCGACCCCGCAGGCCCCCGAGGGCGACGAGCCTGGGGCGGGCAGTGAGCATCATCCCTCACCTCCTGCCGAGCCGGCGGACTTGAGAAACGAGGATGCTCGGAGTCCACCAACCTCCCCTGGAAATGGGGAGCCTAACCGTGTGTTGCAGGAACAGGAGCCGCAGTTACCGCCGCAAGCATCTCTCCAGGTAGTACCTAGCATCTCGGTGACCGAAGCATCCGAGCTCGAGGAGGCCCCGGGCCCTTCGGACAGCGCTAACCCGGCTACCTCTAATGGGCCTGAGTCAGCGGAGGGAAGCGCTCCTCCCTCCACTGAGGACCACCCGCTCCCAGAGGGCACCCCTGAGGAAAGTGGACGGTCAGCGGACCAGGAATCGCCACCCCAACTACTCTCGGGTGAAAGCAGCAGGAATGAATTGACGAGATTGGCGCAGGTGCAGCCCCTGGGCGTCGGGGCGCGGAGGAAGAACTCTAGACGCAATGTACCTCTGCTCCGGGGGCTGCCGCAGGGTTCCTGCGGTGGGGAAGAGTCAGAGCCTTTCCCAAGAAACTGGGAGGAGGGAGACATCTGCAGCTCCCCAGGAGGAGTCAGTACCCCGAGACCTGGCCGAAAGAATTTGCTGGACCTGATGATAGGCAGCTCCCCGCAGCTTAAGAGGAGCTTCTTTGTTGGGGGAAACAGCCCTGGGGGCTCTTCCGGAGGGGGCCGTGCCACCAGAGGTGGTGGAGACTCGGATACCGCTTCCCTGGCTTCATCTTCCACCGAGGAGGAAGGAAGCGCAGCCGGGTCGGTGGCCTTGGACCCTCTGGAGCATGCCTGGATGCTTTCTGCCTCGGATGGTAAATGGGACAGCTTGGAGGGACTGCTCACTTGCGAACCTGGGCTATTGGCCAAGCGTGATTTCATCACCGGCTTCACCTGCCTTCACTGGGCCGCCAAACACGGAAAGCAGGAACTCCTGGCCATGCTGGTCAACTTTGCCAACAAGCACCAGTTACCGGTAAACATCAACGCCAGGACCAGCGCAGGCTATACAGCTCTGCACCTAGCAGCAATGCACGGACATGTGGAGGTGGTGAAGTTGCTGGTGGGGGCCTACGATGCAGACGTGGACATTAGAGATTACAGCGGGAAAAAGGCCTCTCAGTACCTGAGCCAGAGCATAGCAGAAGAGATCAAGAACTTGGTGGGCGCCCTGGAAGATGATGATGGAGAGAGCACTTCGGATAGTGGAGGTGGTCGCTGGAAGCTCTCTAAAGTGCTCCCTTCCCATCTTATCACATATAAACTCTCTCACGTGCTGGAGGATGGGGGagatcaccaccaccatcaccaccaccactccttGACTGATGGGTCAGCGAGCGGCAAGTCAATGAGTCGCAAAGCATcaggtggcagcagcaacagcagtaggaTGAGACCCAGACTCAACAAAATCCGGTTCCGAACACAGATCATTCACAGCACTCCCTCTCTCAGGGACCCAGAACAACCACTATCAGAGGAAGAAAGGCCCCTTAAAAGCAGCTCCTCCACATCCTCCTTCAAACTGAGACCGAAGTCCAATGTATTCGGGTAA